A stretch of Argiope bruennichi chromosome 10, qqArgBrue1.1, whole genome shotgun sequence DNA encodes these proteins:
- the LOC129987543 gene encoding uncharacterized protein LOC129987543, which translates to MGAKGKLRPLSGHVTVKNLPTYFDTFFLVKRISTNNETFENVSPFLVQRAISATVGDVTSIKKIRSGDLLVEVNYMKQAKQIMKIKALADIKITVEPHKTLNSSKGVITVGELFKVPLEEISYELKPQGVTHARRIFIRRDGQLLPTKHLILTFRSPKLPVSIKAGYINCPVRPYIPTPLRCFHCQRFGHTKTACRGKLTCARCAEVGHDNAECNATEKCVNCKGNHTSYSRSCPIWKFEKEVIEVKFKEQMSYPEARRIVKARTTTSGNTYASAVKKTLVSQSTQYEVNDFPPDIDTDTSDTVNSETVKAQRKKPSKAEKSLKLKISKHGFPRKDLAKTFKKQSRKQSLALGIAEKGLIHKDLPSLFGGTPKSSDVINLHPSEEEDEDLKMSCEVSPTNNVPVSNSFSPQIT; encoded by the coding sequence ATGGGTGCCAAGGGCAAACTTCGTCCCTTAAGTGGGCATGTCACTGTAAAAAACCTACCAACATATTTTGATACTTTCTTTCTTGTCAAACGTATTTCCACAAATAACGAAACTTTCGAGAATGTTTCACCTTTTCTTGTCCAAAGGGCTATTTCCGCTACTGTTGGAGATGTCacatcaataaagaaaattcgcTCCGGAGATCTACTTGTAGAagtaaattatatgaaacaagcgaaacaaattatgaaaattaaagcttTAGCTGATATAAAGATAACAGTGGAACCTCATAAAACTCTAAATTCTTCTAAAGGTGTCATAACTGTTGGAGAACTTTTTAAGGTTCCTTTAGAGGAAATATCATATGAATTAAAACCACAAGGAGTTACACATGCGCGACGCATTTTCATACGAAGGGATGGACAGCTCCTTCCAACGAAGCATCTGATACTGACCTTCAGATCACCAAAACTTCCCGTCTCTATCAAGGCAGGATATATTAACTGCCCAGTCAGGCCATATATCCCCACACCTCTACGTTGTTTCCattgccagcgttttggccacACAAAAACTGCTTGCCGCGGGAAACTTACTTGTGCCCGCTGTGCGGAAGTCGGTCATGATAACGCTGAGTGTAATGCAACAGAAAAGTGCGTAAATTGTAAGGGCAACCACACTTCTTATTCTCGGTCTTGCCCTATCTGGAAGTTTGAAAAAGAGGtaattgaagttaaattcaaGGAACAGATGTCTTATCCCGAAGCCCGACGGATTGTCAAAGCTCGGACAACGACGTCTGGTAACACTTACGCTTCGGCAGTGAAGAAAACCCTTGTTAGCCAAAGTACGCAATATGAAGTAAATGATTTTCCTCCTGACATTGACACAGATACTTCTGATACGGTGAACTCGGAAACAGTTAAAGCTCAACGCAAGAAGCCTTCTAAAGCTGAAAAGtctttaaagcttaaaatttctaaGCACGGTTTTCCTCGCAAAGATTTAGCTAAGACGTTCAAAAAACAATCAAGAAAGCAATCTTTAGCCCTGGGTATTGCGGAGAAAGGCCTCATACACAAAGATTTACCTTCTTTGTTCGGTGGCACTCCAAAAAGTTCTGATGTAATTAACTTACATCCCTCGGAAGAGGAGGATGAAGATCTTAAGATGAGTTGCGAAGTTTCTCCAACTAATAACGTTCCCGTCTCAAATTCTTTTTCACCTCAAATTACTTAA